One Spirochaeta africana DSM 8902 genomic window carries:
- a CDS encoding glycogen synthase: MSDPLRVLMVSSEAHPIVKVGGLADAVSALAIQLQQQGVDIRILLPNYRECEFTTEGHTRIDDIVLGGNRYRAQILHSRIGTIPVFLLDIPELYDRSGIYGPRIDAAFEDNLQRFGALCAAAPGICRALDWLPEIVHGHDWQSGLLPQMFAAPHLPKHILTIHNIGYQGDFPLAQLPHTGFSRAFARKHGYLHAHKLNLLAGGIVSADAVTTVSRTYAREIQHHHGFGLEHLVRAHASQVTGITNGMDYQEWNPADDIYLHVGFDIDRMAGKGICKRELQMEFGLEPDPQIPVLGMVSRLVDQKGIVELADPEHGILGRLCRENQLQLVVLGSGEAWCEQELQRQARRCPQFGVHIGFDTAMSHRIAAGADFFLMPSRYEPCGLSQLYAMRYGAVPVATNTGGIADTVIDGRTGILFPKASPRHIYRAIERAVALYVREPDTYAAMQREAMQQRFDWGAAAAEYRQLYHQLQQPDSLRRTRS; the protein is encoded by the coding sequence ATGTCTGATCCTTTACGGGTACTGATGGTCAGTTCCGAAGCCCACCCCATCGTAAAGGTTGGCGGACTTGCCGATGCAGTTTCTGCCCTGGCTATCCAGCTGCAGCAGCAGGGTGTTGATATTCGGATTCTGCTGCCGAACTACCGCGAGTGTGAATTTACCACCGAGGGCCACACCCGCATCGACGATATCGTGCTGGGTGGGAATCGATATCGCGCACAGATCCTGCACAGCCGGATCGGCACCATACCGGTGTTTCTGCTGGATATACCGGAACTGTATGACCGCAGCGGGATCTACGGCCCCCGGATTGATGCTGCATTCGAGGATAATCTGCAGCGCTTCGGGGCTCTGTGTGCCGCCGCTCCGGGAATCTGCCGTGCGCTGGACTGGCTACCGGAGATCGTACACGGCCATGACTGGCAAAGCGGCCTGCTGCCGCAGATGTTTGCCGCACCGCACCTGCCAAAACATATTCTGACCATCCACAACATAGGGTATCAGGGGGATTTCCCGCTGGCGCAGCTGCCGCACACCGGGTTTTCGCGGGCATTTGCCAGAAAGCACGGCTACCTGCATGCCCATAAACTGAATCTGCTGGCCGGCGGCATAGTCAGCGCCGATGCGGTAACCACTGTATCACGTACCTATGCCAGGGAAATCCAGCATCACCATGGCTTCGGGCTGGAACACCTCGTCCGGGCACATGCATCCCAGGTTACCGGGATTACCAACGGCATGGATTATCAGGAATGGAACCCGGCAGACGATATCTACCTGCATGTCGGGTTTGATATCGACCGTATGGCAGGAAAGGGCATCTGCAAACGCGAGCTTCAGATGGAGTTTGGCCTGGAGCCGGACCCGCAAATCCCTGTGCTCGGTATGGTCTCCCGGCTGGTGGATCAGAAGGGCATAGTTGAACTGGCCGACCCCGAGCATGGAATCCTGGGAAGGTTATGCCGCGAAAACCAGCTGCAGCTGGTTGTCCTCGGTTCCGGCGAAGCGTGGTGTGAGCAGGAGCTGCAACGCCAGGCACGGCGCTGCCCGCAGTTCGGGGTTCATATCGGGTTTGACACCGCCATGTCGCACCGGATTGCCGCCGGTGCTGATTTCTTCCTGATGCCCTCACGCTATGAACCATGTGGGCTCAGCCAGCTGTATGCCATGCGCTACGGGGCTGTACCGGTGGCAACCAACACCGGCGGGATTGCCGACACGGTAATCGATGGCCGCACCGGGATCCTGTTTCCCAAAGCCAGCCCGCGTCATATCTATCGGGCGATCGAGCGGGCAGTCGCGCTCTATGTCCGGGAACCGGATACCTACGCCGCGATGCAGCGCGAGGCCATGCAGCAGCGTTTCGACTGGGGGGCGGCTGCCGCCGAGTACCGCCAGCTGTACCACCAGCTTCAGCAGCCAGACAGTTTGCGGCGTACGCGCTCCTGA
- a CDS encoding GNAT family N-acetyltransferase, which produces MKLLRRSSVWEPLPVRSFAATAHALSTGPEWEYAAMIDRMRRPSASTRVAHSTQSWLLWDSSGFVFSRFREPLPTVPPRPAPAPRSIMGLESDVDYCCRLLGCMSSERVPYLLMRRSPAAISAPVPAELRVTQLGPQDHAAVLPLEAAYQREEVLLPGHLLHNQTVSRHLERSLQQHVGIGVWYKGELIAKAHTNARGITCCQIGGVYTVPAYRGRGCAELALRTLLKTLQARRTTISLFVKPHNTPGRRLYSRLGFETVGRFAIAYV; this is translated from the coding sequence ATGAAGCTGCTGCGGCGCAGTTCTGTCTGGGAACCGCTGCCGGTTCGCAGTTTTGCCGCGACAGCCCATGCACTGAGCACCGGACCGGAATGGGAATACGCCGCCATGATCGACCGGATGCGCAGGCCGTCTGCCTCTACCCGGGTTGCACACAGTACACAGAGCTGGCTTCTCTGGGATTCCAGCGGATTCGTATTTTCCCGTTTCCGGGAACCACTGCCAACCGTCCCGCCGCGGCCTGCACCGGCACCCCGCTCTATTATGGGACTTGAATCCGATGTGGATTACTGTTGTCGGCTACTGGGATGTATGAGCAGCGAACGGGTACCGTACCTGCTGATGCGCCGTTCACCTGCCGCGATTTCCGCACCGGTGCCGGCCGAACTTCGGGTTACCCAGCTCGGTCCACAGGATCATGCAGCAGTGCTGCCGCTGGAGGCTGCTTACCAGCGAGAAGAGGTGCTGCTGCCAGGGCACCTGCTGCACAACCAGACCGTATCCAGACACCTGGAGCGGAGCCTGCAGCAGCATGTGGGTATTGGTGTCTGGTATAAGGGGGAATTGATCGCCAAGGCCCATACCAACGCCCGCGGCATCACCTGCTGCCAGATCGGTGGTGTATATACCGTGCCGGCCTATCGCGGTCGGGGCTGTGCTGAACTCGCGCTGCGAACACTGCTGAAAACCCTGCAGGCCAGGCGAACCACCATCAGCCTGTTCGTAAAGCCGCATAATACCCCCGGGCGACGGCTGTACAGCCGCCTGGGATTTGAAACCGTCGGGAGGTTTGCCATTGCCTATGTCTGA
- a CDS encoding glycoside hydrolase family 3 protein, which translates to MKPHCILPSCILLFALLPCLLSAEAPVFGDDFADIDEHVEQLLSQMSDYERAAQVLMIGWPTVDPSDELMRWIRERNVGSIKIFGWNGNDVPALARSIGQMQAAALEQGVGIPLITSTDQEGGWVRHIKDLTSITPGNMAIGASGLAYDAYQSGYHIAHELRLMGVNMNLAPTVDVYTHPEAHVIGPRAFSDDPVQTGLLGTAFYHGHRDQQVIATGKHYPGHGGVAGDSHLMLPSIDIPMEELWERDLLPFRMLINEGIPALLSGHLSFPAITGDDTPASFSAFFNRQLLREELGFDGIIITDDLYMYGAVDYGHQYGEDIADLVVRAIRSGNDMVMLSRTPDFNGRIWHTLLNTYRQDPEFQSILDDAVRRILRVKLTYLHDPETRVPLIPEYTELHTSMPSPETRKFFQEQAARGTTLLGDRLLPLDGSERVLLAGHNAAFFRIGREFFPNAEEFRFQTRYFYFSSARDRERMRELAPHYDRIIFALGDLNSAQVLAEIEEYQDAVIVFSLLSPIYLLDKPWVHSGVAVYGWFDDSVRAGFSILTGSTEAGGSLPIQNLMGDRP; encoded by the coding sequence ATGAAACCGCATTGTATCCTGCCAAGCTGTATTCTGCTCTTTGCCTTGCTGCCCTGCCTGCTGTCCGCAGAGGCACCAGTATTTGGTGATGATTTTGCCGATATCGACGAGCATGTAGAACAGCTGCTGTCACAAATGAGCGATTACGAGCGCGCCGCACAGGTATTGATGATCGGCTGGCCAACCGTAGATCCCAGCGACGAGTTGATGCGCTGGATACGCGAGCGCAATGTCGGTTCTATCAAGATCTTTGGCTGGAACGGCAACGACGTACCTGCGCTGGCCCGCTCGATTGGCCAGATGCAGGCAGCTGCACTGGAGCAGGGAGTCGGCATTCCATTGATTACCTCGACCGATCAGGAAGGCGGCTGGGTGCGCCATATCAAGGATCTGACCTCGATAACCCCCGGCAACATGGCGATCGGGGCCAGCGGACTGGCCTACGATGCCTACCAGTCCGGCTACCATATAGCACACGAGCTACGCCTGATGGGGGTAAACATGAACCTTGCTCCCACCGTTGATGTCTATACCCATCCCGAGGCCCATGTAATCGGCCCGCGTGCATTCAGTGATGATCCCGTGCAGACCGGCCTGCTGGGCACCGCCTTCTACCATGGGCATCGTGATCAGCAGGTTATCGCCACCGGTAAACATTACCCTGGACACGGGGGGGTTGCCGGCGACTCGCACCTGATGCTGCCGTCGATCGATATCCCGATGGAGGAGCTGTGGGAGCGCGACCTGCTGCCGTTTCGTATGCTGATCAACGAGGGGATTCCGGCATTGCTGAGCGGCCATCTGAGTTTCCCGGCAATTACCGGGGATGATACCCCGGCCTCGTTCTCCGCTTTCTTTAATCGCCAGTTGCTGCGAGAGGAACTCGGTTTTGATGGCATAATCATTACTGATGATTTGTACATGTACGGTGCTGTGGATTACGGCCACCAGTACGGCGAGGATATTGCTGACCTGGTGGTACGCGCCATCCGCTCGGGGAACGACATGGTCATGCTGTCCCGCACGCCGGACTTTAATGGCCGCATCTGGCACACCCTGCTCAACACCTATCGTCAGGATCCGGAGTTTCAATCGATCCTTGACGATGCAGTACGGCGCATCCTGCGGGTCAAGTTGACTTATCTGCATGATCCCGAGACCCGCGTGCCGCTGATACCAGAGTACACCGAGCTACATACCTCTATGCCGTCTCCGGAGACACGGAAATTCTTCCAGGAACAGGCTGCCCGGGGTACCACACTGCTGGGTGATCGGCTGCTGCCGCTGGACGGCTCGGAGCGTGTACTGCTGGCGGGACATAATGCCGCCTTTTTCCGTATCGGCCGCGAGTTCTTTCCCAACGCAGAGGAGTTCCGCTTCCAGACTCGCTATTTCTACTTCAGCAGCGCCCGCGACCGGGAACGCATGCGAGAGCTTGCCCCTCACTACGACCGGATCATCTTTGCGCTGGGGGATCTGAACTCTGCCCAGGTACTGGCAGAGATTGAGGAATATCAGGATGCGGTGATCGTGTTTTCCCTGCTGTCGCCGATCTATCTGCTGGACAAGCCCTGGGTGCATAGCGGGGTTGCGGTGTACGGCTGGTTCGACGACTCGGTACGTGCCGGTTTTTCGATCCTGACCGGATCGACCGAAGCCGGCGGCAGCCTGCCGATTCAAAACCTGATGGGGGATCGACCATGA
- the flgN gene encoding flagellar export chaperone FlgN, whose protein sequence is MQVKNATTDFQNSLQQQVQLLESLAGCEHRMQQAVMRKNWHELDESLHQLQTISEEIHRCEQDREQSFASLCRQLNLPESSRFAQVVGHLPDENRREITSLYRRLKIAVLRVQTITSGVDAYINTTVETMNQIVEEVFPGARGSVYSRDGSVYGKQPPAMVVNHQL, encoded by the coding sequence ATGCAGGTGAAAAACGCAACAACAGATTTTCAGAACAGTCTGCAGCAGCAGGTTCAGCTGCTGGAGAGTCTGGCCGGGTGTGAGCACAGAATGCAGCAGGCGGTAATGCGCAAAAACTGGCACGAGCTGGATGAATCGCTGCATCAGCTCCAGACAATCAGCGAGGAGATACATCGCTGCGAGCAGGATCGTGAACAAAGCTTTGCCTCTCTCTGCAGGCAGCTGAATCTGCCCGAGTCCAGTCGTTTTGCACAGGTTGTCGGGCATCTGCCGGATGAAAACCGGCGCGAGATTACCTCGCTGTACCGGCGTCTCAAGATAGCGGTGCTGCGGGTACAGACCATCACCAGTGGTGTTGATGCCTATATCAACACAACCGTAGAAACAATGAACCAGATTGTAGAAGAGGTTTTCCCCGGAGCGCGAGGCTCGGTGTACAGCCGGGATGGCAGCGTGTATGGAAAACAGCCCCCGGCTATGGTGGTGAATCACCAGCTATAG
- the flgK gene encoding flagellar hook-associated protein FlgK has product MQSTFSGIELAKRSINAHQIGLQTVGHNLSNASSEGYSRQRVELQAYPALDRPGLARAERPGQIGQGVEVARVSRVRDMILERRLVSQANGEEYWDQRQKYLRMVEQVYTEPGDLSVRNLMDRFWDSWQELSIHPDQMASRQAVLQRGSALMDGIQNQYQDLHRIQVMLEDEIKGGVESVNQLTRDIAALNEEIVKVEAVGDNPNDLYDRRDLLVERLGTKVAIQTDQRNPDEFSIYVGGRHIVQGSIAKQLETRPNPDNQGFSRVVWADTDEDFDPRGGSLAAHMELRDQDVRGEIQRLDNMTINFVDLVNEIHRDGSGLNERSGVDFFVERPAINNVLGNLDTNGDGAFDSSHIFRIKGANQLEPKDQIGIQGEITLSGPDGPVAVQYNPTDRVEDVVRRINRSGAEVVARLNRNNELELKGTPAADPDNPDFVIRDVQDSGEFLVGYAGILSASGLGGAYSHAQPDAVLDLQVGVENVAVAPQANPSGWIQVNPEIAREPATIAAGFTVDGRPAAPGDGSVASEIASLRNNPVMVGQTATFDDYFADSVAEIGLKGQEAEQAWHTERQIMKDLRDLRESISGVNIDEELADMIKFQHGYNAAARYMSTVNQMLDVLINRLGV; this is encoded by the coding sequence ATGCAGTCAACATTTTCCGGAATAGAGCTGGCCAAACGCAGTATTAATGCCCACCAGATCGGTTTACAGACGGTAGGCCACAACCTCAGCAACGCCTCGAGCGAGGGATACAGCCGACAGCGGGTCGAGCTGCAGGCCTATCCCGCACTCGATCGACCAGGGCTGGCCCGTGCTGAACGACCGGGGCAGATTGGTCAGGGGGTAGAGGTTGCACGGGTCAGTCGCGTCCGGGACATGATTCTGGAGCGGCGGCTGGTGTCGCAGGCCAACGGCGAGGAATACTGGGACCAGCGGCAAAAGTATCTGCGCATGGTGGAGCAGGTATATACCGAACCCGGGGATCTGTCGGTACGTAATCTCATGGACCGGTTCTGGGATTCATGGCAGGAACTCTCGATTCATCCGGATCAGATGGCGTCCCGACAGGCCGTGCTGCAGCGCGGCAGCGCTCTGATGGACGGTATCCAGAACCAGTATCAGGATCTGCATCGTATACAGGTAATGCTCGAGGATGAAATCAAGGGTGGTGTAGAGAGCGTCAATCAGCTGACACGGGATATCGCCGCTCTTAACGAAGAGATTGTGAAGGTCGAGGCGGTCGGGGACAACCCCAATGACCTCTACGATCGGCGCGATCTGCTGGTCGAGCGCCTGGGAACCAAGGTGGCGATTCAAACCGATCAGCGAAATCCCGACGAGTTTTCCATCTATGTCGGGGGGCGGCACATTGTACAGGGATCGATCGCCAAACAGCTGGAAACACGGCCGAATCCCGACAATCAGGGGTTTTCCCGGGTGGTGTGGGCAGATACCGATGAGGATTTCGATCCACGTGGTGGCTCGCTGGCAGCTCATATGGAGCTGCGTGATCAGGATGTTCGCGGAGAGATCCAAAGACTTGATAACATGACCATCAATTTTGTTGATCTGGTGAACGAGATCCACCGCGATGGATCCGGTCTGAATGAGCGCAGTGGCGTGGATTTCTTTGTTGAGCGACCAGCTATCAACAACGTGTTGGGTAACCTGGACACCAATGGAGACGGGGCTTTTGACAGCAGCCATATCTTCCGTATCAAGGGTGCCAATCAGCTGGAACCCAAGGATCAGATCGGAATTCAGGGAGAGATAACCCTGTCTGGCCCGGACGGCCCGGTAGCAGTGCAGTACAATCCTACTGATCGGGTTGAGGATGTAGTCCGGCGCATCAACCGCTCCGGAGCCGAGGTGGTGGCCCGCTTGAATCGTAACAACGAACTGGAACTCAAGGGTACCCCGGCTGCAGATCCCGACAACCCGGATTTTGTTATCCGGGACGTCCAGGACAGCGGTGAGTTTCTGGTTGGCTATGCCGGGATTCTCTCCGCCTCGGGGCTTGGTGGTGCTTACAGTCATGCCCAGCCGGATGCCGTGCTTGATCTGCAGGTTGGTGTAGAAAATGTCGCGGTTGCACCGCAGGCAAATCCATCTGGATGGATCCAGGTGAATCCGGAAATCGCCCGGGAGCCGGCGACCATAGCCGCCGGTTTTACCGTCGACGGTCGCCCGGCTGCGCCTGGTGACGGCAGTGTTGCTTCCGAGATAGCCAGTCTGCGCAACAACCCGGTAATGGTAGGGCAGACTGCCACCTTTGACGACTACTTTGCCGACAGCGTAGCCGAGATTGGCCTGAAGGGTCAGGAGGCCGAGCAGGCCTGGCATACCGAACGACAGATCATGAAGGATCTCCGGGATTTGCGCGAGTCAATCTCCGGGGTCAATATCGACGAAGAGCTGGCGGATATGATCAAATTCCAGCACGGCTACAATGCTGCAGCTCGCTACATGAGTACGGTAAACCAGATGCTGGATGTTCTGATCAACCGCTTGGGAGTGTAA
- a CDS encoding flagellar hook-associated protein 3 encodes MNRVSSNLGNNNMIFHMRNRELEMSNKQNQMASQQRIQQLRDDPVAAAHSTRLQSYQTRLQRYEKNSHSALDAHRYTEGQLRHGVEVFQRVRELAVQGAHGVYSEQDLQQMAVEVDELLREMVAVANTRDGKGKAVFGGARSDNLPFQTATGNVPGAAKELITEVRYTGDIIRNMAEVAEGVHMPLNFPGNEVFWAENQQVFSTVDAAEYQVPANSVISLQGQEIELQEGDSVYAVMAKINDAGAGLRARLDPVQNSMVLETTSPQQLWVEDRNGGTVLQDLGIVGSPDDRPPHNLSPTAEVFGGSAFDMVINLRDTLLEGRSFEVGGAGLRGIDDAMNRMLGELGRLGAQSTRLEMGADKLSNDRLTVGEWNSRKVDLDMAEAITELKRLESTHRAALSTSARIMQTTLLDFLR; translated from the coding sequence ATGAACAGAGTTAGTTCGAATCTTGGTAACAATAACATGATCTTTCATATGCGCAACCGCGAGCTGGAGATGTCCAACAAGCAGAATCAGATGGCGTCGCAGCAGCGGATACAACAGCTGAGGGATGATCCGGTAGCGGCGGCACACTCAACCCGACTGCAGTCCTATCAGACACGATTGCAGCGCTATGAGAAGAATTCCCATTCAGCACTGGATGCCCATCGCTACACCGAGGGGCAGCTGCGGCACGGGGTAGAGGTGTTTCAACGGGTTCGCGAGCTGGCGGTGCAGGGTGCTCATGGGGTTTACAGTGAACAGGATCTGCAGCAGATGGCTGTTGAGGTCGATGAACTGCTGCGCGAGATGGTGGCTGTTGCCAATACGCGCGACGGCAAAGGCAAGGCGGTCTTTGGCGGGGCTCGCTCCGACAATCTGCCCTTTCAGACGGCGACCGGTAATGTCCCCGGTGCCGCCAAGGAGCTGATCACCGAGGTGCGATATACCGGTGACATAATCCGCAATATGGCGGAGGTTGCCGAAGGTGTGCATATGCCGCTGAATTTTCCCGGCAACGAGGTGTTCTGGGCAGAGAACCAGCAGGTCTTCTCGACTGTAGATGCCGCGGAGTACCAGGTGCCGGCCAACTCGGTTATCAGTCTGCAGGGACAGGAGATCGAGCTGCAGGAAGGCGACTCGGTATACGCGGTGATGGCCAAGATCAACGATGCCGGTGCCGGTCTGCGTGCACGTCTGGACCCGGTGCAGAACTCCATGGTGCTGGAGACAACCAGTCCGCAGCAGCTGTGGGTAGAAGACCGTAATGGCGGTACCGTACTGCAGGATCTGGGGATCGTCGGCAGTCCGGATGATCGTCCACCACACAATCTTTCGCCAACCGCTGAGGTATTTGGCGGCAGTGCATTCGATATGGTGATCAATCTGCGCGACACCCTGCTCGAGGGGCGTTCCTTCGAGGTTGGAGGTGCCGGACTGCGCGGCATCGATGATGCCATGAACAGAATGCTGGGAGAACTCGGGCGCCTCGGGGCTCAGTCAACACGGCTGGAGATGGGGGCGGACAAGCTTTCGAACGACCGCCTGACGGTAGGAGAATGGAACTCTCGCAAGGTGGATCTGGATATGGCCGAGGCCATCACCGAGCTGAAACGGCTGGAGAGCACGCATCGCGCGGCGTTGTCAACCTCGGCGCGAATCATGCAGACAACCCTGCTTGATTTTTTACGCTGA
- the fliW gene encoding flagellar assembly protein FliW, producing the protein MKIVSKAYGEIEVDERQCIAFPNGLPGFERLNEFVLMDAHQQPFYWLQSTELVEVAFVMIDPHIFRPDYAVDPAPEDLEDLGFQDGDELLVFAILTIPEEQRRMTANLQGPILINKRNRVAKQIIHTDQRWQVRHNIFEELARTRAC; encoded by the coding sequence ATGAAAATAGTTTCCAAGGCATACGGCGAGATAGAGGTGGATGAGCGGCAATGCATTGCTTTTCCCAATGGCCTGCCGGGGTTTGAGCGGCTGAACGAATTCGTGTTGATGGATGCTCACCAGCAGCCGTTTTACTGGCTGCAGAGCACAGAGCTGGTCGAGGTAGCCTTTGTAATGATTGACCCGCACATCTTCCGGCCTGATTACGCGGTCGATCCCGCTCCTGAGGATCTGGAGGATCTGGGGTTTCAGGATGGGGATGAGCTGCTCGTGTTCGCTATTCTGACCATTCCCGAAGAACAGCGCCGCATGACCGCAAACCTGCAGGGCCCGATACTCATCAATAAACGCAATCGGGTGGCCAAGCAGATCATCCACACCGACCAGCGCTGGCAGGTGCGCCACAACATCTTTGAGGAGCTGGCAAGGACGCGCGCATGTTAG
- the csrA gene encoding carbon storage regulator CsrA: protein MLVLARKKNERILIGDQIEISVIEVKGDQVKLGIKAPRNVSVYRHEVYEAIQQENREAASRSAPSLPDFAAFQHSETEES, encoded by the coding sequence ATGTTAGTACTGGCACGGAAAAAAAACGAGCGAATTCTTATTGGCGACCAGATCGAGATCTCGGTGATTGAGGTAAAGGGTGATCAGGTAAAACTGGGCATCAAGGCGCCACGGAATGTGTCTGTCTATCGCCACGAGGTCTACGAAGCTATCCAGCAGGAAAACCGGGAGGCAGCATCCCGATCGGCACCGAGCTTGCCGGACTTTGCCGCCTTTCAGCATTCAGAGACGGAGGAATCCTGA
- the tsaB gene encoding tRNA (adenosine(37)-N6)-threonylcarbamoyltransferase complex dimerization subunit type 1 TsaB, whose translation MSSPAVLAFDTSTEVFHAVLSCTEGTWEVEHRTGLRHAEQIAVAANELLQHRPLSRIDAVCYASGPGSFTGLRIGASFCKGLCAGDDGPRLISVPTLAAIAAAYQLQHHDSERGYILPCIDGRKQRFFVQLYDADGRAAGAVQDASREEVFALLDSSRTTLCETTAIGPHAELLRDFLPAPELAAAWPHGCGHGLVELARQAYVKGEFDAPEQGPAYYRLSQAEEGR comes from the coding sequence ATGAGTTCTCCAGCCGTTCTGGCCTTCGATACCAGCACCGAGGTTTTTCACGCGGTACTTTCCTGTACCGAGGGAACCTGGGAGGTGGAGCACCGCACCGGGCTGCGGCATGCTGAACAGATAGCCGTCGCCGCCAATGAGCTGTTGCAGCATCGTCCGTTGTCACGGATCGATGCCGTCTGCTATGCCAGCGGCCCCGGTTCATTTACCGGTTTGCGCATCGGGGCATCATTCTGCAAGGGGCTATGCGCCGGCGATGATGGTCCCAGACTGATTTCCGTGCCCACCCTGGCCGCAATCGCCGCTGCCTACCAGCTGCAGCATCACGACTCTGAGCGCGGATACATTCTGCCATGCATAGACGGTCGCAAACAGCGCTTCTTCGTGCAGCTGTATGACGCTGACGGCAGAGCCGCCGGGGCGGTTCAGGATGCCTCGCGGGAGGAGGTTTTCGCGCTGCTGGACAGCAGCCGCACCACACTCTGCGAAACCACCGCTATCGGACCCCATGCCGAGCTGCTGCGCGACTTTCTGCCGGCACCGGAGCTGGCTGCCGCCTGGCCGCACGGCTGCGGTCACGGTCTGGTTGAGCTTGCCCGGCAGGCATACGTTAAAGGTGAGTTTGATGCACCGGAACAGGGACCAGCATACTACCGCCTGAGCCAGGCAGAAGAGGGTCGTTAG
- the tsaE gene encoding tRNA (adenosine(37)-N6)-threonylcarbamoyltransferase complex ATPase subunit type 1 TsaE, with amino-acid sequence MQIITDSFATTEEIGRRIGSWAPGGTVLRLTGGLGMGKTVLARGIARGMGIQEPITSPTYTLIQEYPGTPALVHMDLYRIQDPDELEELGVLEFIGNPGIILCIEWADRVPADSFGPAYELQLLPGAQPEQRSIQVTPEIPVLKEHRG; translated from the coding sequence ATGCAGATAATTACCGATTCCTTTGCCACAACTGAAGAGATTGGCCGCCGCATTGGCAGCTGGGCCCCCGGGGGCACCGTTTTGCGCCTGACCGGCGGTCTGGGGATGGGAAAAACCGTGCTGGCACGCGGCATTGCCCGGGGCATGGGCATTCAGGAGCCCATCACCAGCCCTACCTACACCCTTATCCAGGAATACCCCGGCACCCCGGCCCTGGTACATATGGATCTCTACCGGATACAGGATCCGGATGAGCTGGAGGAGCTTGGCGTGCTGGAATTTATCGGAAATCCCGGGATTATCCTGTGCATAGAATGGGCTGACAGGGTGCCCGCCGACAGTTTTGGCCCTGCCTACGAACTGCAGCTGCTGCCGGGTGCTCAACCTGAACAGCGCAGCATACAGGTAACCCCGGAGATACCGGTCCTGAAGGAGCACCGCGGATGA
- a CDS encoding PilZ domain-containing protein, with product MARKIGVFARMRFRREAHHRKLNDNEADALLFLAERYQLPLPERLLNDLDFLMTHAERMHVRIRRNSKENPTAESYMHHIYEAVRKLQAAHNDSVVGYTSSREFGTGMAVRLRIEKGLVAQSIITANTDSAFGVKIPRDRQGHQIRLRKGSKIYLQAIGDEGRLYQFASTVVGYNTVRGIATMFLNHSNSLRMVSKRKAPRRYYDKPAYYYPIIIEQLAIPGKKEPQKKARVLDHRRYIGKIEDVSAGGCCIRCRAPLKQDTLLKAEFDTPTGEHIQVYGKVVGVRPSRIGGSRMHVQFTRLSRHHLNTIDAFVLGFGEYREGRTSRA from the coding sequence ATGGCACGAAAAATCGGGGTGTTTGCACGGATGCGATTCCGCCGTGAGGCGCATCACCGGAAGCTGAACGACAACGAGGCCGATGCACTGCTGTTCCTTGCAGAGCGCTACCAGCTCCCCCTTCCCGAGCGTCTGTTAAACGATCTGGACTTCCTGATGACCCATGCCGAACGAATGCATGTGCGGATCCGCCGCAACAGCAAGGAAAATCCCACTGCAGAGTCGTACATGCACCACATCTACGAGGCAGTTCGCAAGCTGCAGGCCGCCCATAACGACAGCGTAGTGGGCTACACCAGTAGCAGGGAGTTTGGCACCGGCATGGCCGTTCGCCTGCGCATCGAGAAAGGACTGGTCGCCCAGAGCATTATAACCGCCAACACCGACTCGGCCTTTGGGGTCAAGATCCCGCGCGATCGGCAGGGACACCAGATCAGGCTTCGCAAAGGCAGCAAGATTTACCTCCAGGCTATCGGGGACGAGGGGCGACTGTATCAGTTCGCCAGCACTGTGGTCGGCTACAACACCGTTCGCGGGATTGCGACCATGTTCCTGAATCACTCCAACAGCCTGCGCATGGTAAGCAAGCGCAAGGCCCCGCGTCGCTACTACGACAAGCCGGCGTATTACTACCCGATTATCATTGAACAGCTGGCAATTCCCGGCAAAAAGGAACCACAAAAAAAGGCCAGGGTACTGGACCACCGCCGCTACATCGGCAAGATCGAGGATGTTTCGGCTGGCGGCTGCTGTATCCGCTGCCGTGCGCCACTGAAGCAGGACACCCTGCTGAAGGCCGAGTTCGACACCCCCACCGGCGAGCACATCCAGGTCTATGGCAAGGTTGTCGGCGTGCGGCCATCCCGTATTGGCGGCAGTCGCATGCATGTCCAGTTCACCCGCCTCTCCAGACACCATCTTAACACGATCGATGCTTTCGTATTAGGATTCGGGGAATATCGGGAAGGCAGGACAAGCAGGGCATGA